From Homoserinimonas aerilata, a single genomic window includes:
- a CDS encoding branched-chain amino acid ABC transporter permease: MTPTAVTEKSAPIRSAVSRWSKTSVFGTAGMLVLVVVLAALPYLINLGTLYALIDLFILLILASTWNLLAGYGGMVSIGQQAYIGIGAYGLVSIADVFGINVFLAIPIAALVSALVAVPVSYLAFRLVGGYFAVGTWVIAEVFRLIAIQIPEIGGGAGISLGAMAGIPRDLRIALTYWVALACAVIIIAACVLLVRSRFGLALTAVRDDPRAAATSGVNVQVSKRLVFVMAAAGAGVGGALMALSTLRVQPDGVFSVQWAAFMIFIVVVGGVGTLEGPLLGVVVFWALKQSLADFGPLYLILLGIIGVVFVLYIKRGVWGLLTPRGKAHLFPVGYRVRLDD, encoded by the coding sequence ATGACCCCCACAGCAGTGACAGAGAAGTCCGCACCCATTCGCAGCGCGGTGAGCCGCTGGTCGAAGACATCTGTCTTCGGAACGGCAGGCATGCTTGTACTCGTCGTCGTGCTGGCGGCACTGCCCTATCTGATCAACCTCGGCACGCTGTACGCCCTGATCGACCTCTTCATCCTCCTCATTCTGGCGTCGACCTGGAATCTCCTCGCCGGTTACGGCGGGATGGTCTCGATCGGGCAGCAGGCGTACATCGGCATCGGAGCCTACGGGCTCGTGTCGATCGCCGACGTGTTCGGTATCAACGTGTTCCTCGCCATCCCCATCGCCGCGCTCGTCAGCGCCCTCGTCGCCGTTCCTGTCTCCTACCTGGCATTCCGTCTGGTCGGCGGCTACTTCGCCGTGGGCACCTGGGTGATCGCCGAAGTGTTCCGCTTGATCGCCATTCAGATTCCCGAGATCGGTGGTGGGGCCGGCATCTCACTCGGCGCGATGGCAGGCATCCCGCGAGACTTGCGCATCGCCCTCACCTATTGGGTTGCCCTCGCCTGTGCCGTGATCATCATCGCTGCCTGCGTACTGCTCGTGCGGTCGCGATTTGGGCTTGCCCTCACAGCCGTGCGTGACGACCCTCGGGCCGCCGCAACATCCGGGGTGAACGTTCAGGTATCCAAGCGATTGGTGTTCGTGATGGCGGCAGCCGGTGCGGGAGTGGGCGGGGCGCTCATGGCGCTCTCAACGCTCAGGGTGCAGCCTGACGGGGTTTTCTCCGTTCAGTGGGCGGCGTTCATGATCTTCATCGTCGTGGTCGGGGGCGTAGGTACGCTGGAGGGGCCGCTCTTGGGCGTTGTGGTCTTCTGGGCCCTCAAGCAGTCTCTCGCCGACTTCGGGCCGCTCTATCTGATTCTGCTCGGCATCATCGGGGTTGTCTTCGTGCTGTACATCAAGCGGGGAGTCTGGGGCCTCCTCACGCCGAGGGGCAAGGCTCATCTGTTCCCGGTCGGTTACCGGGTGCGACTCGACGACTGA